One window of the Rhipicephalus microplus isolate Deutch F79 chromosome 2, USDA_Rmic, whole genome shotgun sequence genome contains the following:
- the LOC142775881 gene encoding sterile alpha motif domain-containing protein 3-like: MEPPEFQYLVSFQGRKKIISARGPTEADILEALKTTDFGHSLQACRIEVYNVRHDEFVDPPAGHVFSEKDKIRLVCSENFLMSCSTTDKVTAVHEGSLPKTLESNEQSPSQQLACCENDYRLPPVPLDIKDAIERTQPGKVSSHTKSRIVGWIANHLMTITVYPGSLYEAAAKSLVLEYPVLRDTIGTGWDSWKVSLKYKFAYMRKSLCTVPAVQAARAAYGKRKDLEESTNTKRHCHVIVDLSQHVASQHDEATINSHIDYMVKEIKRPIPDMQKLGDSMEQTRPSRQKWMKEMRPSTADVVLKYPALAKAEMLHEEFIALTGVNLEKKVLEFINRYGDRCFELAKCRRCAKEAVKAIEEEVEALDGDEKKYRFAVGIVELLPMLLKEQPRFLQGPDTYPALSLKGKNASEATNIVASFEGLSVEVLDVIAGMTALMEIYWIFDVKYSGANKKTFTLLEHFCGLPTSAKQMPLVIRQISSLEKAT; encoded by the exons ATGGAGCCGCCGGAATTCCAATATTTGGTGTCATTTCAAGGCCGCAAGAAGATTATTTCTGCTCGTGGACCGACGGAGGCGGACATTTTGGAAGCCTTGAAGACGACAGACTTTGGCCATTCTTTGCAAGCATGCCGGATTGAG GTATACAACGTCCGACATGATGAATTTGTGGACCCACCAGCTGGCCATGTCTTCTCTGAGAAAGATAAAATCAGGCTTGTGTGCAGTGAAAACTTCTTAATGAGCTGCAG CACAACTGACAAAGTGACAGCAGTGCATGAAGGTAGCCTGCCCAAGACCCTTGAAAGTAATGagcagtcacctagtcagcagcttgCCTGCTGTGAAAATGATTATAGGCTACCACCTGTGCCCTTAGATATTAAGGATGCGATTGAAAGGACACAACCAGGAAAAGTGTCCAGTCACACTAAATCCCGCATTGTAGGGTGGATTGCAAATCATCTCATGACTATAACAGT CTATCCAGGAAGCCTCTACGAAGCAGCTGCAAAATCTCTCGTGTTGGAATATCCAGTGCTAAGGGACACTATTGGCACAGGCTGG GACTCATGGAAAGTCTCCTTGAAATACAAATTCGCATATATGAGGAAGTCTCTGTGCACAGTTCCAGCTGTTCAAGCAGCGAGAGCAGCTTACGGAAAACGCAAAGACTTAGAAGAAAGCACCAATACTAAGCGGCACTGCCATGTG aTTGTAGATCTCTCCCAACATGTCGCTTCTCAGCATGATGAGGCTACAATTAATAGCCATATTGACTACATGGTGAAAGAAATCAAGCGGCCTATTCCTGACATGCAAAAACTCGGTGATTCTATGGAGCAGACAAGACCATCTAGACAGAAGTGGATGAAGGAAATGAGGCCATCAACAGCAGATGTGGTGCTGAAATACCCTGCTTTGGCAAAGGCTGAAATG CTTCATGAGGAGTTCATTGCTCTCACTGGCGTTAACTTAGAAAAAAAGGTCCTGGAATTTATAAACCGGTATGGAGACCGGTGTTTTGAGCTTGCGAAGTGTCGTCGTTGCGCGAAGGAAGCTGTGAAAGCAATTGAAGAAGAAGTCGAGGCACTGGATGGTGACGAAAAGAAAT ATCGCTTTGCCGTTGGCATTGTCGAGTTGCTGCCCATGCTCCTAAAGGAGCAGCCGCGATTTCTGCAGGGACCG GACACCTACCCTGCCCTTTCGCTGAAGGGCAAAAATGCCTCTGAAGCTACAAACATAGTTGCGAGCTTTGAAGGGCTTAGTGTAGAGGTGCTTGATGTAATTGCAGGTATGACGGCGCTTATGGAAATATACTGGATATTCGATGTCAAGTACAGTGGCGCcaacaaaaaaacattcactCTACTTGAACATTTCTGTGGCTTGCCGACAAGTGCAAAGCAGATGCCGCTAGTCATACGGCAAATATCATCGCTTGAAAAGGCAACTTAA